The following are encoded in a window of Hippoglossus hippoglossus isolate fHipHip1 chromosome 23, fHipHip1.pri, whole genome shotgun sequence genomic DNA:
- the sfmbt2 gene encoding LOW QUALITY PROTEIN: scm-like with four MBT domains protein 2 (The sequence of the model RefSeq protein was modified relative to this genomic sequence to represent the inferred CDS: inserted 3 bases in 3 codons), whose protein sequence is MQSGAQEQPLALTSIRPYNSTNGKEEEVNTDAESAEEEAEFNWEEFMEETGANAAPHTTFKHVEISLQSSFQPGMKLEVANKSSPDTYWVATIITTCGQLLLLRFSGYGDDRKADFWCDVMTAELHPVGWCTQNNKTLMPPEDNIYLRKAIKEKHSDWTEFLVQDLTGSRTAPANLLEGPLRGKNTVDLIVEGSVLELQDVSDPFLFWPFRVVQNVGGRLRLRCAGLSEDQQAQDSWLFYLDVRLRPVGWALENQLALEPPTELRSLKSAPDWQEALEEARLHGQKNPLPLEVFKDHVDLPELSVRTGMKLEMASPWEQLRICPVSVTRVYDKIYFQVTLDDLSVDAKPRSVVCHASSPGILPVQWCLKNGVGLERPXGYEGQDFDWADYLKQSGTEAAPDACFPDTWQSRGFTKDMWLEAVNPQRPVEVCVAQITQVRGRLLWLRLEGVTKPLSECIVDVESMDIFPVGWCEANVYPLTPPLRPVCQKQKKIAVVQPEKQLAPSQPMETAPVSYCQPVVMDPGSANGRYCCSKIFVNNRCFSGPYLNKGRIAELPQAVGPGKCTLVLNELLNMLINAAYKPGRVLKELQELEDPSWDCQEETLKAKYKGKTYRSTIRIVRLADQIPDFCRKVCVKLQCCPNLFSPXLVADKCPENCSVQTKTKYTYYCGKKRKLSKPTGGEETAEGELAKPTRRRKKRKAIFVQKKRRSSAMDYTPAGSPQDSDEGEEDEEMAMQSGSEGNSSEPRDDHTDASSVEVASSRPRRAAALRRTFSLGKAAGSEEAPGGRRRSTRSLSAXNQNNNKYQPPQEQEMKVEEEDDQLVLDRNPLEWTVDEVVQFINSTDCASLANIFQEQDIDGQALLLLTLPTVQECMDLKLGPAIKLCHQIERVKVAFYRQYAN, encoded by the exons atgcagTCCGGCGCTCAGGAGCAGCCGCTGGCGCTCACCTCGATCAGGCCGTACAATTCCACCAatgggaaggaggaggaggtgaataCAG ATGCTGAGTccgcggaggaggaggcggagtttAACTGGGAGGAGTTCATGGAGGAGACGGGGGCGAACGCCGCCCCGCACACCACCTTCAAACAT gtggAGATCAGCCTGCAGAGCAGCTTCCAGCCCGGCATGAAGCTGGAAGTGGCCAATAAGAGCAGCCCGGACACGTACTGGGTGgccaccatcatcaccacgtgtggccagctgctgctgctgcgcttcAGCGGCTACGGCGACGACCGCAAGGCCGACTTCTGGTGCGATGTCATGACGGCCGAGCTGCACCCGGTGGGCTGGTgcacccagaacaacaagaccCTCATGCCCCCTGAAG ATAACATTTACCTAAGAAAAG CCATCAAGGAGAAACACAGCGACTGGACGGAGTTCCTGGTTCAGGACCTGACGGGGTCCAGGACGGCGCCGGCCAACCTGCTGGAGGGG CCGCTGAGAGGGAAGAACACGGTGGACCTGATCGTCGAAGGCTCCGTCTTGGAGCTTCAGGACGTCTCGGATCCGTTCCTGTTCTGGCCCTTCAGAGTCGTCCAGAACGTCGGAGGGAGACTTCGCCTGCGCTGTGCCGGCCTCTCTGAAGACCAGCAGGCTCAGGACTCATGGTTGTTCTACCTGGACGTGAGACTCCGGCCCGTCGGCTGGGCCCTGGAGAACCAGCTCGCCTTGGAACCGCCCACAG AGCTTCGGTCTCTGAAGAGCGCCCCCGACTGGCAGGAGGCTCTGGAGGAGGCGCGGCTCCACGGACAGAAGAACCCGCTGCCGCTCGAGGTGTTCAAG GACCACGTGGACCTGCCCGAGCTTTCCGTCAGGACGGGGATGAAGCTGGAGATGGCGTCGCCGTGGGAGCAGCTCAGGATCTGCCCCGTTTCCGTCACCAGG GTCTACGACAAGATCTACTTCCAGGTGACGCTGGACGACCTCTCTGTGGACGCCAAGCCTCGGTCCGTGGTGTGTCACGCCAGCTCGCCCGGCATCCTGCCCGTCCAGTGGTGTCTGAAGAACGGCGTGGGCCTGGAGAGGC CCGGCTACGAGGGCCAGGACTTCGACTGGGCCGACTACCTGAAGCAGAGCGGGACCGAGGCGGCGCCCGACGCCTGCTTCCCCGAT acatgGCAGAGCAGAGGCTTTACCAAGGACATGTGGCTGGAGGCGGTCAACCCTCAGCGGccggtggaggtgtgtgtggctCAGATCACACAGGTCAGAGGACGCCTGCTGTGGCTCCGACTGGAAG GTGTGACCAAGCCCCTGTCAGAGTGCATCGTGGACGTGGAGTCCATGGACATCTTCCCCGTCGGCTGGTGTGAGGCCAACGTTTACCCCCTGACCCCCCCGCTCAGACCTGtct gccagaagcagaagaagatcGCAGTGGTTCAGCCGGAGAAACA GTTGGCTCCGTCCCAGCCGATGGAGACGGCGCCCGTCAGCTACTGCCAGCCCGTCGTCATGGACCCAG GATCCGCTAATGGCCGATACTGCTGCTCCAAGATCTTTGTCAACAACCGCTGTTTCTCAGGACCCTACCTCAACAAGGGACGCATCGCCGAGCTGCCGCAGGCCGTCGGGCCCGGGAAGTGCACGTTGGTGCTCAatgag CTGCTGAACATGCTGATCAACGCCGCCTACAAGCCCGGACGAGTcctgaaggagctgcaggagctggaggatcCGAGCTGGGACTGTCAGGAGGAGACGCTCAAAGCCAA ATATAAAGGGAAAACGTATCGCTCCACCATCCGGATCGTCCGCCTGGCCGACCAGATCCCAGACTTCTGCCGCaaggtgtgtgtgaagctgcagtgCTGCCCCAACCTCTTCAGCC TCCTCGTCGCCGACAAGTGCCCGGAGAACTGCTCGGTTCAGACCAAAACCAAATACA CTTATTACTgcgggaagaagaggaagctgtCCAAGCCgacgggaggagaggagacggcgGAGGGAGAGCTGGCCAAGCCGACGCGCcgcaggaagaagaggaaagccATCTTTGTGCAGAAGAAGAGACGCTCGTCCGCCATGGACTACACTCCCGCTGGCTCACCGCAG GACAgtgacgagggagaggaggacgaggagatgGCGATGCAGTCGGGCAGCGAGGGCAACAGCTCGGAGCCTCGCGACGACCACACAGACGCGTCCTCGGTGGAGGTGGCCAGCAGCCGTCCTCGCCGGGCGGCGGCGCTGCGCAGGACCTTCAGCTTGGGAAAAGCCGCGGGCAGCGAGGAGGCCCCCGGGGGCCGCAGGAGGTCGACTCGCTCGTTGTCGG AcaaccagaacaacaacaagTACCAGCCGCCGCAGGAACAAGAGATGAAG gtggaggaggaggacgatcAGCTGGTTTTGGACAGAAACCCTCTGGAGTGGACCGTGGACGAAGTCGTTCAGTTCATCAACTCGACCGACTGTGCATCTCTGGCCAACATCTTCCAGGAgcag GACATCGACGGCcaggccctgctgctgctgacgctGCCCACAGTCCAGGAGTGTATGGACCTGAAGCTCGGCCCCGCCATCAAGCTGTGTCACCAGATCGAGCGCGTCAAGGTCGCCTTCTACAGGCAGTACGCCAACTGA